The following proteins come from a genomic window of Kitasatospora sp. NBC_01246:
- a CDS encoding acetate uptake transporter produces MSNEATGALNARSTGADAGNLGYLALGLTLLAYGLLSTGIFSGTGVGDSARLAHLLGGLTLFIAGLWQLRAGEGFTGTAFTSLGAFWATWSAAGGAGKNAAGLFLLLWALLALTLTAASWKAGWFSRAVYGLLTVSLVLSAVATFATSGGLAKFAGWVAAASGLVAWYWATAAMTNSAWGRVALPVK; encoded by the coding sequence GTGAGCAACGAAGCTACCGGGGCACTGAACGCCCGCTCCACCGGAGCCGACGCGGGGAACCTCGGTTACCTCGCCCTCGGCCTGACCCTCCTCGCCTACGGCCTCCTCTCCACTGGCATCTTCAGTGGCACCGGGGTCGGGGACTCCGCCCGTCTCGCCCACCTCCTCGGCGGCCTCACCCTGTTCATCGCCGGCCTCTGGCAGCTCCGGGCCGGCGAGGGCTTCACCGGCACGGCCTTCACCAGCCTGGGCGCCTTCTGGGCCACCTGGTCGGCCGCCGGCGGGGCCGGCAAGAACGCGGCTGGCCTGTTCCTGCTGCTCTGGGCCCTGCTCGCGCTCACCCTCACCGCCGCGAGCTGGAAGGCTGGCTGGTTCAGCCGCGCGGTGTACGGCCTGCTGACCGTCTCCCTGGTGCTCTCCGCCGTCGCGACCTTCGCCACCTCCGGCGGGCTCGCCAAGTTCGCCGGCTGGGTCGCCGCGGCCTCCGGGCTGGTCGCCTGGTACTGGGCCACCGCGGCCATGACCAACAGCGCGTGGGGCCGGGTGGCACTGCCGGTCAAGTAA